DNA sequence from the Sphingomonas bisphenolicum genome:
CTTTTTCCAGGGCCATTTCCCCACCCGGCCGATCATGCCCGGCGTGCTGATCGTGGAAGCGATGGCGCAGGCGGCGGGCGTGCTGGCGGTGGAATCGATGAACCTGGCCGATTCGGGCAAGCTCGTCTATTTCATGAGCATCGACGGCGCCAAGTTCCGCACGCCGGTAGAGCCGGGCTGCCTGCTCGACCTGCATGTGGAAGTGACGCAGAACCGTGGCGCCATCTGCAAGTTCAGCGGCAAGGCGATGATCGAGGGCAAGCTGGCGGCGGAAGCCAATTTCGTTGCGATGATCAGCGATCCGCCCAAGGATTGATTACGCCCAGCGCCCCGGTTCGCGCCGGGGCTTTATTCTTGCCAAGGCGCGCCGAACCCGCTAACGGCGCGCCTTCGCTATTTTACACGCATCCACAGCCGGTCGGAACCGGCACATTACGGAGCATATGCCATGAAGGCCGATACCCACCCCGATTACCATCTGATCACCGTCCAGATGACCGACGGCACCACCTTCCAGACGCGCTCCACCTGGGGCAAGGAAGGCGACACCATGGCGCTCGACATCGATCCCAAGTCGCATCCGGCCTGGACCGGCGGTAACCGCCAGCTCGACACCGGCGGCCAGGTGGCGCGCTTCAACAAGCGTTTCGGCGGCCTGACGCTGAAGAAGTAATCGGCCTGTCAAGGTCGAACGAAAGGGCGCCTGTGGGCGCCCTTTTTTGTGTCCGCGCGGATCGGGAGCGGCGGGCGGACAAAAAAAGGCCTCCAGCTAAAAGCTGGAGGCCGAGGTTCAGGGGAGGATCAGCGGCGACAGAAGGGGGGCTCTGTATGGGGGCCGCTGACAAGGACGGGTTTAGGCGTCGAATGATGCAGGCGAATGTCAGGGATGTTGCCGGGGGCGGGGCGGGTGAAATCTTTGGGCAGGGAGGTCTGCTACCGACCAGAGGTGGACATTGGCCGACCCTGGCAATCCGTTGGCCCCTGAGCGAAGTCGAAGGGCATTGCTGAGCGGAGGCGAAGCATTTGACCTCGCTCCGCTCGGCAGAGGGCTTCGACTTCGCTCAGCCCGAACGGATTTCTTATGTCCGCAATCCACCCATTACAGCGCCAAAATCATTGATCTTAGGCCGTCGCGCGATCCTCGTCCAAAAACGCCGCCACGTCGTCCAGCACCACGTCCTTTGACAGGAAGGTCTGGCCGATGCCGCGGGCGAGGAGGAAGGGGAGGGTGCCCGCCGCCATTTTCTTGTCATGCAGCATGTGGCCGACCAGTTCCGCGCCGCCCGCCCGCACATGGGCGGTGGCGAGGTCGTGGGGGAGGCCGACGGCCCTGAGATGCGCGGTGACGCGGTCGGCATCGGCCTGCGAACAGAGGCCCAGGCGCGCGGAATAGCGGAAGGCGAGCGCCATGCCGGCCGCGACGCCCTCGCCATGGAGCAAGGTATCGGAAAAGCCGGTATCGGCCTCCAGCGCATGGCCGAATGTGTGGCCGAGGTTCAACAGGGCGCGACGGCCCGAGGTTTCGCGCTCGTCATCGGCGACGATCGCGGCCTTGGCCTGCACGCTTCGGGTGATGGCGATGGTGCGGGCGTCCGGGTCGCCGGCCAGCAGCGCCTGGGCGTTGGCGTGGCACCAGTCGAAGAAATCGGGGTCGTCGATCAGGCCATATTTGACGACTTCGGCATAGCCGGCGCGGGTTTCGCGGGGTGGCAGGCTGTCGAGCGTCGAGGGATCGATCAGGACGAGGGCGGGCTGGTAGAAGGCGCCGATCAGATTCTTGCCGGCCTTGGCATTGATCGCCGTTTTGCCGCCGACCGACGAATCGACCTGGGCCAGCAGGGTGGTGGGCACCTGGATGAAGTGGCAGCCGCGCTTGAGGATCGAGGCGGCGAAGCCGACCAGGTCGCCGATGACGCCGCCGCCGAGCGCCACGATATGGTCGCCGCGTTCGATCTCCAGGGCCAGCAGCGCGTCGAGCAGTTGCTCCAGATGGCGCCAGCTCTTGGTCTGTTCGCCCGGCGGCAGGATGATCGGTTCGACCGCGATGTTTGCGGCGCGCAGGCTGGCGTCGAGGCGCGGCAGTTGCGCGGCCGCGACATTGGCGTCGGTGACGACGACCAGCCGGCCCTTGCGCGCATAGGGCGCGAGCAGCTCGCCGGCACGGTCGAGCGCGCCCTGTTCGATCACGATATCATAGCTGCGCGCACCCAGCGCGACGCGGACTAATGCCATGCGGTCAATTGCTCCATGATGCGTTCGACGGCGACTTCATGCGGGGCGGCGATGCTCTTCACATGAATGGGCGCGAGCGCGTAGATCGGGTTGCGCACCGCGGCCAGTTCCGTCAGCACGACGCGCGGGTCGCGATTCTTGAGCAGCGGGCGGCTTTCGCGGCGGGCCACGCGGTCGACCAATATGTCGATATCGGCGTCCAGCCAGATGGCGGTGGCGACCTCCAGGATCAGGCGGCGGGTGTCATCCTGCATGAAGGCGCCGCCGCCGGTGGCGATCACCTTGGGCGCGCCGTCCATCAGCCGGGCGATGACGCGGCGTTCGCCGTCGCGGAAATAGGATTCGCCATAACGTTCGAA
Encoded proteins:
- the rpmE gene encoding 50S ribosomal protein L31 gives rise to the protein MKADTHPDYHLITVQMTDGTTFQTRSTWGKEGDTMALDIDPKSHPAWTGGNRQLDTGGQVARFNKRFGGLTLKK
- a CDS encoding shikimate kinase, encoding MQRNSKIPQSQARRGPIVLVGMMGVGKSTVGRRLAARLGLSFVDADEEIEKAAGMSVAEIFERYGESYFRDGERRVIARLMDGAPKVIATGGGAFMQDDTRRLILEVATAIWLDADIDILVDRVARRESRPLLKNRDPRVVLTELAAVRNPIYALAPIHVKSIAAPHEVAVERIMEQLTAWH
- the aroB gene encoding 3-dehydroquinate synthase; translation: MALVRVALGARSYDIVIEQGALDRAGELLAPYARKGRLVVVTDANVAAAQLPRLDASLRAANIAVEPIILPPGEQTKSWRHLEQLLDALLALEIERGDHIVALGGGVIGDLVGFAASILKRGCHFIQVPTTLLAQVDSSVGGKTAINAKAGKNLIGAFYQPALVLIDPSTLDSLPPRETRAGYAEVVKYGLIDDPDFFDWCHANAQALLAGDPDARTIAITRSVQAKAAIVADDERETSGRRALLNLGHTFGHALEADTGFSDTLLHGEGVAAGMALAFRYSARLGLCSQADADRVTAHLRAVGLPHDLATAHVRAGGAELVGHMLHDKKMAAGTLPFLLARGIGQTFLSKDVVLDDVAAFLDEDRATA
- the fabZ gene encoding 3-hydroxyacyl-ACP dehydratase FabZ codes for the protein MTGEVETTARGPMDVRRVMAALPHRYPMLLIDRVVTLVPSQSIHAIKAVSVNEPFFQGHFPTRPIMPGVLIVEAMAQAAGVLAVESMNLADSGKLVYFMSIDGAKFRTPVEPGCLLDLHVEVTQNRGAICKFSGKAMIEGKLAAEANFVAMISDPPKD